The Stenotrophomonas sp. NA06056 genome segment CGGCTCGACGGCGCCCCGGGCGTCTATGTCGGTGGCGCCAAGATCGCCGCGCTCGGCATCCGCGTGCGCCGCGGCTGCACCTTCCACGGCCTGGCCTTCAACGTGGCCATGGACCTTGACCCTTTCCACCGCATCAACCCCTGTGGTTACGAGGGGTTGCAGGTGACCACGGTGCTAGACTTGGGCGGTCCGTCCGGGATGGACGCCGTCAAGCCGGTGCTGCTGGACCACCTGGCCCGCCAGTTCGGCCTGCTGCTGCAGCCCGTGCCTGAACTGCCTGATCTCTCTGCGGCCGCCTGACCGCCCCCGGAAACGCCATGACTGAAACCACTGCCCGCACCATTCCCCTGCAGATCGTGCAGGCCGAGCTTCCGTCCACCGCGCCGTTGCAGGCCGGGGTCAAGCAGATGGGTGGGGACAAGATCAACCGTTCGCCGGTGCAGTTCGCCGACGTGCCGGTGCTGCGCAAGCCCTCCTGGATCCGCGTGCGCATTCCTTCGGGCAATGCCGTGCAGAACCTGAAAGCCAAGCTGCGCGAGAACCGTCTGGTGACCGTGTGCGAAGAGGCCAGTTGCCCGAACATCCACGAGTGCTTCGGTCACGGCACCGCCACCTTCATGATCCTGGGCGAGGTCTGCACCCGCCGCTGCTCGTTCTGCGACGTGGCACACGGCCGACCGAAGCCGCCCGATGCCAACGAGCCGGCCAGCCTGGGCCAGACCGTGGCCGACATGGGCCTGAAGTACGTGGTGGTGACCAGCGTCGACCGCGATGACCTGCGCGACGGCGGTGCACAGCACTTCGTCGACTGCATCACCGCCATCCGCGAGAAGTCGCCGGGCACCCGCATCGAAGTGCTGACCCCGGACTTCCGCGGCAAGGGCCGCATGGAGCGCGCGCTGGAGATCCTGGCGCAGAACCCGCCGGACGTGTTCAACCACAACATCGAAACCGTACCGGACCTGTATCGCAACGTGCGCCCGGGTGCCGATTACCAGTGGTCGTTGAACCTGCTGAAGAACTTCAAGGCGCAGCACCCGGAGGTGCCGACCAAGTCGGGCATCATGCTGGGCCTGGGCGAAGACTTCGAACAGATCAAGGCCACCATGCGCGACCTGCGCGCGCACAACGTGGACATGATCACCATCGGCCAGTACCTGCAGCCGACCGCACACCACCATCCGGTGCTGAAGTACTGGACGCCGGAAGACTACAAGGCGCTGGAAGTCTACGGTTACGAGCTGGGCTTCAGCCACGTGGCCTCCGGCCCGATGGTGCGCTCGTCGTACCACGCTGACGTGCAGGCCAAGGGCGCAGGGGTTTCCTGACACCCTGCCGGTGGGTGGGAGCTGCTTCTCCTGTGGGTGCGGACCGTTGGTCCGCACACCTCAGGCTCGCCGGGCATGGCCCGGCGCTACCGATGGGTGTCACCACTACCATGGTGGGTGCGGACCGTTGGTCCGCACGCCTTCGCCTGCATTCACAATTTGCTACACCGGTCCGGCTAGGCTGGTTTTCCACCGAACGTGGGCGGGTGACAAACCCGGCAACTTTCGGCACTGTCGCGGTGTCTGAACACCCTGCAGTCTCCCCCTTGGCAAGGCGCCTTCGAGCACGTCAATGAAATTCAAAGCCCCCGCATTCCTGATGGCCCTGGCGCTGGTCGCGCCGCTGGCGCTGGCGGCCAAGGCCGACTCGCCGGCATTGCCGGCTGCCGCCACTGCAGACCAGGTGACCACCTCCAAGCTGGTGTACGGCCTTTTGTCCGACAGCCGCTACGCCTACCGTCCGCGTGCGCTCGATGAAGCGACCTCCAAGGATGTGTTCAAGCGTTACCTGGAGACGCTGGACGGCGGCAAGCAGTATTTCACCCAGGCCGACATCACCCGCTTCGCACCGTTCCAGGCCGGCATTGCCAATGCCATTCGCGGCGGTGAACTGGAGCCGGCCTTCCAGGTGTTCGCGGTCTACAAGCAGCGCGTCGGCGAGCGTGTGGCTTATGCGCGCAAGCTGCTGAAGCAGGAACCGGACTTCACCACCGATGAGCGCTTCGAGTACGACCGCAAGGACGTGCCGTGGGCGGCGTCCAATGCCGAACTCGACGAGCTGTGGCGCAAGTCGGTCAAGAACGACTGGCTGCGCCTGAAGCTGGCCGGCAAGAAGTCCGATGACATCCGCAAGACGCTGGACAAGCGTTATGCAACCCTGGAAAAGTCGGTCAACGAGCTGAAGGGTGAAGACACCTTCCAGTTCTTCATGAACGCCTACACCAGCGCGGTTGATCCGCACACCGACTACTTCACGCCGCGTACCGCCGAGAACTTCAACCAGGCGATGTCGCTGTCGCTGGAAGGTATCGGCGCGCAGCTGCAGCGCCAGGACGATGTGGTGGTGATCCGCGAGATCATCGCCGGTGG includes the following:
- the lipA gene encoding lipoyl synthase, with amino-acid sequence MTETTARTIPLQIVQAELPSTAPLQAGVKQMGGDKINRSPVQFADVPVLRKPSWIRVRIPSGNAVQNLKAKLRENRLVTVCEEASCPNIHECFGHGTATFMILGEVCTRRCSFCDVAHGRPKPPDANEPASLGQTVADMGLKYVVVTSVDRDDLRDGGAQHFVDCITAIREKSPGTRIEVLTPDFRGKGRMERALEILAQNPPDVFNHNIETVPDLYRNVRPGADYQWSLNLLKNFKAQHPEVPTKSGIMLGLGEDFEQIKATMRDLRAHNVDMITIGQYLQPTAHHHPVLKYWTPEDYKALEVYGYELGFSHVASGPMVRSSYHADVQAKGAGVS